AGCCTGGTTtattacgagcttactctcgaggcagctcctcgtgcctatgaaatctgacatgcccgatatcaaccatatacagatagtccccgcgtttcttggaataaaatgatATGAAACGGTTTGAGCCCTTATTATCCGAAACCTCGATCATGACATCGTCCGTATGACACAAGTGACGTGTGTGATTGAAACGTCCCGTCAGTTCAGTTCCCCAAATTATTAATGTTTGTCAGTTAGCGGTTGGCCACTAACGCCACCGAACCGTCGCCATGAACCTATAAATACTCGCTccttcattgaatcaaactttaatttttttctaATCAAACCTCTAAGTATTCTCACTCTTTTCATCTCCTCCTTTTCGCCGTCTCTAGGACCACCGTCGTTAGCACCGAAACCacccctttttcatcttgcttcgcACTTTtaaacttatacaaatggtgaaAACCTCAAAGACTGTACCGtaaaaggagaaagcttcttgctCCTCTTCCCGTCCATCCGACGGCAAGGCGCCGGGGGAGCCGCTTCCTTATGAAtatgttcccggcccgtgtactctaaaatCTGACTTTAAGGTTGAAAACCCTGTATCGATCCCGGGCCGATATGAACATGTGTTGATGTACATCTTCTCAATATCTCAGAGCTACCAAgaggggttcttaagtgtttacacttaccccttcacattgggtccccttgacccagtgattattgatctctgtaaaagatatcaggtcaccctcggccaaatccacccctctctatggcgtataaATGTTGCACTTCTTCTCTAGCAAGGCCGAGGGGGTAAAGTTTACTCTAAATCACCTCATGCAGTTGTACCGGCCTCGAATCTaccgaggactaatcaggctccaacGCCGGGCAACGAAGGCCTTGATATCGAGCATCGATgaggacaaggatcggggttggaagAGCCATTTTGTACGGGTGAGGACTTGCGACATTATCctggaagagaagatgtcgttccctgaggaTTGGAACTTCGATCGTAAGTGATCTTTTAAAGTTTGTTCTTCGTGTCTTCTTCGACTTCGCCTGATATCCCCTTTCGATATGCAACCATTCCTTGGATTCCTCAAGCGGTACCTGACCTCGAAGATTAGGTCCGAAAGTTAGCCTAAACTTCCACATATGCCGAACGagcatggcgtgatttggcaaagggCAGATGGGAGGCGAAGAACCACGGTAAGGATCTCCTTTTTCGTGTTTTGAAACACTTTTTATACTCCATTCATTACTAATTTTCTTTCATGCAGGCCTgaccaaggatgccattttgaggccttcaagTGTTGAGGAAGAAACTAAGTCCCCGGTTCTGAAGTCGGGGGAAGACAAGAAGAGGAAAACTGCCTTGCAGTCCAAGGACCCCAATCCCAaacctcgaagggtgaggaggaaagtaatcactctcacgatggactcggtccaaaaactgagagaagaagaagaagaagaagaagaagaagaagaagaaactacCTCGGTACTGACGGTCCGACCTAGGAAAGCCGCCAAGGTTAACAAACCTTCTGAGCCGACGACGGCTGCTAAAATCAAGCCTCATATCAAAGAGGCTTACAAAAACACATTAGGTGAGGATCCCGAATTACCAGAGGTCGAGACCGTTTCTCGGCCATCTGCAACTTTACCGAACGGGGCCGATTTTGAGACCCCGAAGATCGATCAGAGCGTCCCGAGCGACTTGCTCGGGATAATGACAGCAGGTCACTTGCCTTCTCTCCCGACCATTTCTAAGGAGGCACTaagggaagctcgagagttgaagactcctgatataggcggaggctctagtgtagaggatccctttcgggatcgctttactggagtcgatgatgcctctgatATCGGTGATGCTTCTATTAttttagaagaggcccaacgtctcttatctcgggtaagaatcagtttactgcacttcttttttttactcttctttttctttttctctaaatctaacttgtgtttttctttttttgtatAGGCCTTCGCCAAGTTTCGAGCTAACCTTAGCCAGTATGAAACCGAGCTCCAAAGGGTCTCGAAAGAGAGGAGTGCTTTAAAGCTTCTTTACGGCCAAAAAGATGAAACTATAAAGGaccttcaagcggatttggccaaggctcatgatgaagaggccgagctagataagcaggtgagcatcCTTTTGACAAAGTACGGACTCGACCCACCTGTGGAGGCTAATACTTCATTATCTCAGCTGcaacaaaaggttgaaaagattgaGTTGCTTCGGGTAGAAGTCGATCAAGTAAAGGCCGATTGTGATAAgtggaaggagaatatggaccGTCAGGCTGCGGAAAAAGAAACCGCCTCAGCCAAACTGTCATCGGCTGAGATACAACTTCGGGGCGTCAAAGAGAAAAGTTCGGCccaagctaagaggatcgaggagcttgaaactaGGATTACTAAGGCCAAGGCAGAGATCGAGAAGGCaaaagtcatggcggacaagtccattgccatgtaccgggccgatgctgaggctgctcaaatgCAGGTAAGGGAGGCTTCTGACCGAGAGCAATGGATCATTGACTCGGCAAAGTGTCAAtcccggagggaaaccctcgaggaaatccatacTCGAGGATTTGACCTCTCCGAGGAGATAGCCGAGCCAAGGTGCTTGAGGATGAAGCCAGGCAGCTTGCCTCCTTTGACGACgaagacgatgatgaagaaggcagTCGAGG
This region of Nicotiana tomentosiformis chromosome 4, ASM39032v3, whole genome shotgun sequence genomic DNA includes:
- the LOC138910033 gene encoding uncharacterized protein; amino-acid sequence: MSFPEDWNFDRLTKDAILRPSSVEEETKSPVLKSGEDKKRKTALQSKDPNPKPRRVRRKVITLTMDSVQKLREEEEEEEEEEEETTSVLTVRPRKAAKVNKPSEPTTAAKIKPHIKEAYKNTLGEDPELPEVETVSRPSATLPNGADFETPKIDQSVPSDLLGIMTAGHLPSLPTISKEALREARELKTPDIGGGSSVEDPFRDRFTGVDDASDIGDASIILEEAQRLLSRAFAKFRANLSQYETELQRVSKERSALKLLYGQKDETIKDLQADLAKAHDEEAELDKQVSILLTKYGLDPPVEANTSLSQLQQKVEKIELLRVEVDQVKADCDKWKENMDRQAAEKETASAKLSSAEIQLRGVKEKSSAQAKRIEELETRITKAKAEIEKAKVMADKSIAMYRADAEAAQMQVREASDREQWIIDSAKCQSRRETLEEIHTRGFDLSEEIAEPRCLRMKPGSLPPLTTKTMMKKAVEVDSMRGLKEKLLLKKR